From Trichoderma atroviride chromosome 1, complete sequence, one genomic window encodes:
- a CDS encoding uncharacterized protein (TransMembrane:2 (i12-31o51-71i)) produces the protein MKPVVSAMQAWSCTVISFFAIIILTVLAALYRSGHEELVGGVDDPADGKAVSGTVFTAVFVYIGFFVFCGLQGMLHVRESRRGAISL, from the exons ATGAAGCCCGTCGTCAGTGCTATGCAAGCATGGTCTTG CACCgtcatctccttcttcgccatcatcatcctgACCGTCCTCGCCGCTCTATATCGCTCCGGCCACGAGGAGCTCGTCGGAGGTGTCGACGATCCCGCTGATGGAAAGGCCGTCTCTGGCACAGTCTTTACTGCCGTCTTTGTCTACATC GGTTTCTTCGTATTTTGCGGTCTGCAGGGAATGTTGCACGTTCGAGAGAGCCGAAGGGGTGCTATTTCTTTGTAA
- a CDS encoding uncharacterized protein (SECRETED:SignalP(1-18)) — protein MRACNVLAIFSTVSCAAAKDAPVVSGNPQGVEYTATLPKEPFFPKAELVGNVKGNVSAVAGPGGKGVRFTVQFENFPKSGGPFIYHIHEKPAIAGNCTSTLAHLDPFGRGETPACDDSKPETCQVGDLSGKYGKITSDPFLAEYFDLYTSMKPDNPAFFGNLSIVVHYANKTRLTCANFAKLQVSSSITKAAHTTTSSRTATKAPSATGAHKIVGPHNSTISRNVTGPHHTTGSRPTKNPHNITNVLSATGVLTRTGVVTATGGLTIPASFTTASTSDAVGASATSSTVPFPGAAAGNKISISLLGGVVVIMLLSL, from the exons ATGCGGGCTTGCAATGTTCTAGCGATTTTCTCAACCGTCAGCTGTGCCGCAGCCAAAGATGCGCCTGTCGTTTCTGGGAATCCTCAAGGCGTCGAATACACGGCCACTCTGCCCAAAGAACCCTTCTTCCCCAAAGCGGAGCTGGTGGGCAACGTCAAGGGCAACGTTTCGGCAGTGGCAGGTCCTGGTGGCAAGGGCGTCAGATTCACCGTCCAATTCGAAAACTTTCCCAAGTCGGGTGGCCCTTTCA TATATCACATCCATGAGAAgccagccatcgccggcaACTGCACATCAACTTTGGCGCATCTAGACCCGTTCGGCCGTGGCGAGACGCCTGCTTGCGATGACTCCAAGCCCGAGACTTGCCAGGTCGGCGACTTGAGTGGGAAATACGGCAAAATCACCTCCGATCCTTTCTTGGCGGAATACTTTGACCTCTACACCTCTATGAAGCCGGACAATCCGGCCTTCTTTGGCAATCTGTCGATCGTGGTCCATTACGCAAACAAGACGCGTCTGACCTGCGccaactttgccaagctgCAGGTCTCAAGCAGTATTACAAAAGCAGCCCACACGACCACCAGCTCTCGCACTGCTACCAAGGCCCCAAGTGCTACTGGTGCTCATAAGATTGTTGGACCGCATAATTCAACAATCTCTCGTAATGTCACAGGCCCCCATCATACTACAGGTTCTCGCCCTACGAAGAATCCTCACAACATTACAAATGTCCTCTCTGCTACTGGCGTTCTTACTCGCACTGGCGTCGTAACTGCTACTGGCGGCCTCACCATTCCGGCGAGCTTCACTACTGCCTCTACCAGTGATGCTGTAGGTGCAAGTGCCACATCATCTACTGTACCCTTTCcgggggctgctgctgggaacAAAATCTCAATCTCTCTGCTGGGTGGCGTTGTTGTCATAATGTTACTCTCCCTGTGA